Proteins from a single region of Streptomyces spinoverrucosus:
- the hppD gene encoding 4-hydroxyphenylpyruvate dioxygenase, which translates to MTQTTHHTPDTARQADPFPVKGMDAVVFAVGNAKQAAHYYSTAFGMRLVAYSGPEHGSRETASYVLENGSARFVFTSVIKPATTWGHFLAEHVAAHGDGVIDLAIEVPDARAAYSYAIEHGARSVAEPYELKDEHGTVVLAAIATYGETRHTLVDRSGYDGPYLPGFVAADPMVQPPAHRTFQAIDHCVGNVELGRMNEWVGFYNKVMGFTNMKEFVGDDIATEYSALMSKVVADGTLKVKFPINEPAIAKKKSQIDEYLEFYGGAGVQHIALNTGDIVQTVRTMRAAGVAFLDTPDSYYDTLGEWVGETRVPLDTLRELKILADRDEDGYLLQIFTKPVQDRPTVFFEIIERHGSMGFGKGNFKALFEAIEREQAKRGNL; encoded by the coding sequence ATGACGCAGACCACACACCACACCCCCGACACCGCACGGCAGGCCGACCCCTTCCCGGTCAAGGGAATGGACGCGGTCGTGTTCGCCGTGGGCAACGCCAAGCAGGCCGCGCACTACTACTCCACCGCCTTCGGCATGCGGCTGGTCGCCTACTCCGGACCGGAGCACGGCAGCCGCGAGACCGCGAGCTACGTGCTGGAGAACGGCTCCGCCCGGTTCGTGTTCACCTCGGTGATCAAGCCCGCCACCACCTGGGGCCACTTCCTGGCCGAGCACGTGGCCGCGCACGGCGACGGCGTCATCGACCTCGCCATCGAGGTCCCGGACGCGCGCGCCGCGTACTCCTACGCGATCGAGCACGGCGCCCGCTCGGTGGCCGAGCCGTACGAGCTGAAGGACGAGCACGGCACGGTCGTCCTCGCCGCCATCGCCACCTACGGCGAGACCCGGCACACCCTGGTCGACCGGTCCGGCTACGACGGCCCCTACCTGCCCGGCTTCGTCGCCGCCGACCCGATGGTCCAGCCGCCCGCCCACCGCACGTTCCAGGCGATCGACCACTGCGTCGGCAACGTCGAACTCGGCCGGATGAACGAGTGGGTCGGCTTCTACAACAAGGTCATGGGCTTCACGAACATGAAGGAGTTCGTGGGCGACGACATCGCGACCGAGTACAGCGCGCTGATGTCCAAGGTGGTCGCCGACGGCACGCTCAAGGTCAAGTTCCCGATCAACGAGCCCGCCATCGCCAAGAAGAAGTCCCAGATCGACGAGTACCTGGAGTTCTACGGCGGCGCGGGCGTGCAGCACATCGCGCTCAACACGGGCGACATCGTCCAGACGGTCCGTACGATGCGCGCGGCCGGCGTGGCGTTCCTGGACACGCCCGACTCGTACTACGACACCCTGGGGGAGTGGGTCGGCGAGACCCGCGTGCCCCTGGACACCCTGCGCGAGCTGAAGATCCTCGCCGACCGCGACGAGGACGGCTATCTGCTGCAGATCTTCACCAAGCCGGTCCAGGACCGCCCGACCGTCTTCTTCGAGATCATCGAACGGCACGGCTCGATGGGCTTCGGCAAGGGCAACTTCAAGGCCCTGTTCGAGGCGATCGAACGGGAGCAGGCCAAGCGCGGCAACCTCTGA
- a CDS encoding tetratricopeptide repeat protein, with translation METGVKTAVGTGTETGASDSRGVGRRFRRRRARLVTGVLLGLLVGALVVAWLLWPQRPQPRQDPPPRPGPAQQAMTAVTAGVPAALPDLAVLIGERRAHLRTHPKDARSWAVLGAAYVEQGRRTADAAHYPTAERALRTSLKVRPRGNAAALEGMAALANARRDFRAARTWGEAALKVDRRRWTTHSLLIEAYTGLGDYKAARSTLERLQGLHSGTAVMARSAAVYWDRGWREDAAATLADAAAKAETPAERAAWLERAGQLAWERGDREIALRHFQAAMRLDPDLRAAQAGQGRALAALGRTTEALSAYRAALAKQPSPTYALELGELYESLGMDQAAGVQYDLLHAQVSSAAAGGVDEELVLGRFEADHGDPGDAVRLLRAEWRDQPGIAVADALGWALHQAGEHEEALEYAERATDKEHGGGVRSALYAYHRGMIERALGLDGPARRHLEEALRINPYFSPLWAPMAREVLQELGEPPEVEVPATR, from the coding sequence ATGGAGACCGGTGTGAAGACCGCCGTCGGGACCGGCACGGAGACCGGGGCGAGCGACTCGCGGGGCGTGGGCAGGCGTTTTCGGCGGCGGCGTGCCCGGCTGGTCACGGGCGTGTTGCTCGGCCTGCTCGTGGGTGCCCTCGTCGTCGCCTGGCTGCTGTGGCCGCAGCGCCCGCAGCCCCGGCAGGATCCGCCGCCCCGGCCCGGCCCCGCGCAGCAGGCGATGACCGCCGTCACCGCCGGGGTGCCGGCCGCGCTGCCCGATCTGGCGGTGCTGATCGGCGAGCGCAGGGCTCACCTGCGGACGCATCCCAAGGACGCCCGGTCGTGGGCGGTGCTGGGTGCGGCGTACGTCGAGCAGGGGCGGCGGACCGCCGACGCCGCCCACTACCCGACCGCCGAGCGGGCGCTGCGGACGTCGCTGAAGGTGCGGCCGCGCGGCAACGCCGCCGCGCTGGAGGGCATGGCGGCGCTGGCCAACGCGCGCCGGGACTTCCGGGCGGCGCGGACCTGGGGCGAGGCCGCGCTGAAGGTGGACCGCAGGCGTTGGACGACGCACTCGCTGCTGATCGAGGCGTACACGGGCCTCGGCGACTACAAGGCCGCCCGCAGCACCCTGGAGCGGTTGCAGGGACTGCACTCCGGTACGGCGGTGATGGCCCGGTCGGCCGCCGTGTACTGGGACCGGGGCTGGCGTGAGGACGCGGCGGCCACCCTCGCCGACGCGGCGGCGAAGGCCGAGACGCCGGCCGAGCGGGCGGCCTGGCTGGAGCGGGCCGGTCAGCTCGCCTGGGAACGCGGGGACCGGGAGATCGCCCTGCGGCACTTCCAGGCGGCGATGCGCCTCGACCCCGACCTGCGGGCCGCGCAGGCCGGGCAGGGGCGCGCGCTGGCGGCGCTGGGGCGGACGACGGAGGCGCTGAGCGCGTACCGGGCGGCCCTCGCCAAGCAGCCGTCGCCGACTTACGCGCTGGAGCTGGGCGAGTTGTACGAGTCGCTGGGGATGGACCAGGCGGCCGGCGTGCAGTACGACCTGCTGCACGCGCAGGTCAGCAGCGCCGCCGCCGGCGGGGTGGACGAGGAGCTGGTGCTGGGCCGCTTCGAGGCGGACCACGGCGATCCCGGGGACGCCGTGCGGCTGCTGCGCGCCGAGTGGCGCGACCAGCCCGGGATCGCGGTGGCCGACGCGCTGGGGTGGGCGCTGCACCAGGCGGGTGAGCACGAGGAGGCGCTGGAGTACGCGGAGCGGGCCACCGACAAGGAGCACGGGGGCGGCGTACGCAGCGCGCTGTACGCCTACCACCGGGGGATGATCGAGCGCGCCCTGGGGCTCGACGGGCCCGCGCGGCGGCATCTGGAGGAGGCGCTGCGGATCAATCCGTACTTCTCGCCGCTGTGGGCGCCGATGGCGCGGGAGGTGCTTCAGGAGCTGGGCGAGCCGCCGGAGGTGGAGGTTCCGGCGACTCGCTGA
- a CDS encoding FAD-binding oxidoreductase has translation MIMSRIQAPPDEAQGNLTDRLLAGLPAEAVLTDPDITASYANDMASFCPAGTPAVVVLPRTVEQVQHVMRTATELRVPVVPQGARTGLSGGANATDGCIVLSLTKMDRILEISPVDRIAVVEPGVVNAALSRAVGEHGLYYPPDPSSWEMCTIGGNIGTASGGLCCVKYGVTAEYVLGLDVVLADGRLMSTGRRTAKGVAGYDLTRLFVGSEGSLGVVVRAVLGLRPKPPQQLVLAAEFASAAAACDAVCRIMAGGHVPSLLELMDRTTVKAVNDLAHMGLPETTEALLLAAFDTPDPAADLAAVGALCEAAGATQVVPADDAAESELLLQARRLSLTALEAVRGTTMIDDVCVPRSRLGDLVEGVERIAEKYRLTIGVVAHAGDGNTHPTVCFDAQDPDECARARESFDEIMALGLELGGTITGEHGVGVLKKEWLAREIGPVGVEMQRAIKQVFDPLGILNPGKLF, from the coding sequence GTGATCATGAGCCGTATCCAAGCCCCTCCCGACGAAGCGCAGGGCAACCTCACGGACCGGCTGCTGGCGGGCCTGCCGGCCGAGGCCGTCCTCACCGACCCCGACATCACCGCCTCCTACGCCAACGACATGGCGAGCTTCTGCCCGGCCGGCACCCCGGCCGTGGTCGTGCTGCCGCGCACCGTCGAACAGGTCCAGCACGTCATGCGCACCGCCACCGAGCTGCGCGTCCCGGTGGTCCCGCAGGGCGCCCGCACCGGCCTGTCGGGCGGCGCCAACGCCACCGACGGCTGCATCGTGCTGTCGCTGACGAAGATGGACCGGATCCTGGAGATCAGCCCCGTCGACCGGATCGCCGTCGTCGAACCCGGCGTCGTCAACGCCGCCCTCTCCCGCGCCGTCGGCGAACACGGCCTCTATTACCCGCCGGACCCCTCCAGTTGGGAGATGTGCACGATCGGCGGCAACATCGGCACCGCGTCCGGCGGCCTGTGCTGCGTGAAGTACGGGGTGACGGCCGAGTACGTCCTCGGCCTCGACGTCGTCCTCGCCGACGGCCGCCTGATGTCCACAGGCCGGCGCACCGCCAAGGGCGTCGCCGGGTACGACCTCACCCGCCTGTTCGTCGGCTCCGAGGGCTCCCTCGGTGTCGTCGTACGGGCCGTCCTGGGCCTGAGGCCCAAGCCGCCGCAGCAGCTGGTGCTGGCCGCCGAGTTCGCCTCCGCGGCCGCCGCCTGCGACGCCGTGTGCCGGATCATGGCGGGCGGGCACGTGCCCTCCCTCCTCGAACTGATGGACCGTACGACGGTCAAGGCGGTCAACGACCTGGCCCACATGGGGCTGCCGGAGACCACCGAGGCCCTGCTGCTCGCCGCCTTCGACACCCCCGACCCGGCCGCCGACCTCGCCGCCGTCGGCGCGCTGTGCGAGGCCGCCGGCGCCACCCAGGTCGTCCCCGCCGACGACGCGGCCGAGTCCGAACTGCTGCTCCAGGCGCGGCGGCTGTCGCTCACCGCGCTGGAGGCGGTCCGGGGCACCACGATGATCGACGACGTGTGCGTGCCCCGCTCCCGGCTCGGCGACCTGGTCGAGGGCGTCGAGCGCATCGCCGAGAAGTACCGGCTCACCATCGGGGTCGTCGCCCACGCGGGCGACGGCAACACCCACCCGACCGTGTGCTTCGACGCCCAGGACCCCGACGAGTGCGCACGCGCCCGTGAGTCCTTCGACGAGATCATGGCCCTCGGCCTGGAGCTCGGCGGCACGATCACCGGCGAACACGGGGTGGGCGTACTGAAGAAGGAGTGGCTGGCGCGCGAGATCGGGCCCGTCGGGGTGGAGATGCAGCGGGCGATCAAGCAGGTGTTCGACCCGCTGGGGATCCTCAATCCCGGCAAGCTGTTCTGA
- a CDS encoding SsgA family sporulation/cell division regulator: protein MYTVVERELELRLILSPERGIPVPARLGYRTDDPYAVRISFHIDSEHPVNWTFARELLIEGVFRPCGHGDVRVWPSKVNGRGVVLMALSSPDGDALLEAPTAQVSAWLERTLRVVPPGSEGEQLGIDDGLASLLAQ, encoded by the coding sequence ATGTACACCGTGGTGGAGCGCGAGCTGGAGCTGAGACTCATCCTGTCGCCGGAGCGGGGCATCCCGGTTCCCGCCCGGCTGGGCTACCGCACCGACGATCCGTACGCCGTCCGGATCAGCTTCCACATCGACTCCGAGCATCCCGTCAACTGGACGTTCGCCCGGGAGCTGCTGATCGAGGGGGTGTTCCGGCCGTGCGGGCACGGGGACGTGCGGGTGTGGCCGTCGAAGGTGAACGGCCGCGGCGTCGTTCTGATGGCGCTGAGTTCACCCGACGGAGACGCCCTGCTGGAGGCGCCGACGGCGCAGGTGTCGGCCTGGCTGGAGCGCACGTTGCGGGTGGTGCCTCCGGGGAGTGAGGGCGAGCAGCTCGGCATCGACGACGGTCTGGCATCGCTGCTCGCCCAGTGA
- a CDS encoding RDD family protein produces MSAPTPAPGDDRPREGYYPDPSIPGYVRYWNGAAWVPGTSRPAPADGEPLAPPPGVRSAQPAVEETGPHFFDEDPEPVPQDPKDAQHGSRPEPASAWGADRSRQSGFGGDQDRRVSWPAAPGADPRVPADPPAQPDGDAARTDGTASIPPAESEAAASGNTFVFRRPTAKSQGAGAGTGGPDEAAEDPGTMTFRAVGPRRGQQEGTPGPAAAPQAGGSAASNPAASAGQGTPGWSTPAPSTPAQTPAGTSGSPGFGAGKAAAARAAAQSAPAAAPTPQSAGVPHQAQAQAPAPTPAAPVTSGSGGGQSSWAQQVHRLAGTSTPTPDEQPVAPWKPPVEDPFQAAARRQAAARPAGLGKRLAARLIDTLVIAGVTAVAAVPLGAQALDHIQGKIDEAKLSGQTVTVWLLDGTTSTYLAAVVAVLLLVGVVYEALPTAKWGRTLGKKLLGLEVRDIEGHEPPSFGAALRRWLVYSVPGLLCFGLIGVLWCVFDKPWRQCWHDKAAHTFVAG; encoded by the coding sequence ATGAGCGCCCCAACCCCGGCACCCGGCGACGACAGGCCCCGCGAGGGCTACTACCCGGACCCCTCCATTCCTGGATATGTCCGGTACTGGAACGGAGCCGCCTGGGTGCCGGGCACCAGCCGCCCGGCACCGGCCGACGGCGAACCGCTCGCCCCGCCGCCCGGTGTACGCTCCGCGCAGCCCGCCGTCGAGGAGACCGGGCCGCACTTCTTCGACGAGGACCCCGAGCCCGTACCGCAGGACCCCAAGGACGCCCAGCACGGCAGCCGCCCCGAGCCCGCCTCCGCCTGGGGCGCCGACCGCTCCCGGCAGTCCGGCTTCGGCGGCGACCAGGACCGCCGCGTCTCCTGGCCCGCGGCCCCCGGCGCCGACCCGCGCGTCCCCGCCGACCCGCCCGCACAGCCCGACGGCGACGCCGCCCGCACGGACGGTACGGCGTCGATCCCGCCCGCCGAGTCCGAGGCGGCGGCCTCCGGCAACACGTTCGTGTTCCGCCGCCCGACCGCCAAGTCCCAGGGCGCGGGCGCCGGTACGGGCGGTCCCGACGAGGCCGCCGAGGATCCGGGCACGATGACGTTCCGCGCGGTCGGCCCGCGCCGGGGCCAGCAGGAGGGGACGCCGGGTCCGGCGGCCGCGCCTCAAGCGGGCGGCTCGGCGGCGTCCAACCCCGCCGCGTCCGCCGGCCAGGGCACCCCCGGCTGGTCGACCCCGGCGCCGAGCACGCCCGCCCAGACGCCCGCCGGCACCTCCGGCAGCCCCGGCTTCGGCGCCGGAAAGGCGGCCGCCGCACGCGCCGCCGCCCAGTCCGCCCCGGCCGCGGCGCCCACCCCGCAGTCCGCCGGCGTCCCCCACCAGGCCCAGGCCCAGGCCCCGGCCCCGACCCCCGCCGCCCCCGTCACCTCGGGCTCGGGCGGCGGCCAGTCCTCCTGGGCGCAGCAGGTCCACCGCCTCGCCGGGACCTCCACCCCCACCCCCGACGAGCAGCCCGTCGCCCCCTGGAAGCCGCCGGTCGAGGACCCCTTCCAGGCGGCGGCGAGGCGGCAGGCCGCGGCCCGTCCGGCCGGCCTCGGCAAGCGGCTGGCGGCCCGGCTGATCGACACCCTGGTCATCGCGGGCGTCACCGCGGTCGCCGCCGTACCGCTCGGCGCCCAGGCCCTCGATCACATCCAGGGGAAGATCGACGAGGCCAAGTTGTCGGGCCAGACGGTCACGGTCTGGCTGCTGGACGGCACGACGTCGACGTACCTGGCCGCCGTCGTCGCCGTGCTGCTCCTCGTCGGTGTGGTGTACGAGGCGCTGCCCACCGCCAAGTGGGGCCGCACGCTGGGCAAGAAGCTGCTCGGTCTCGAGGTGCGGGACATCGAGGGCCATGAGCCCCCGTCCTTCGGTGCGGCCCTGCGGCGCTGGCTCGTCTACAGCGTCCCCGGCCTGCTCTGCTTCGGCCTCATCGGCGTCCTGTGGTGCGTGTTCGACAAGCCGTGGCGGCAGTGCTGGCACGACAAGGCCGCGCACACGTTCGTGGCGGGCTGA
- a CDS encoding RDD family protein, translating to MSTEPPPGSGGQPPEDDPFKKQPPPGEGAGSPYDRPSGGGEQPPPYGGGQPPPPGGPYGGGPYDGGEYPADPLAGMPPLADSGMRTLARLIDMVLVGVVVWLITWGFDVDEYQVNAERVDVGNRVTQSVIAAVLYMAYDTIMIARWGQTLGKKWLNMRVAHLDDGATPSAQTSLIRAAVLWIPFAFCCACIWTAICGGWSFFDKPYKQGLHDKAAKTVVVSTG from the coding sequence ATGAGCACCGAACCGCCCCCCGGTTCCGGCGGGCAGCCGCCGGAGGACGATCCGTTCAAGAAGCAGCCCCCGCCCGGCGAGGGGGCCGGCTCGCCGTACGACAGGCCCTCCGGGGGCGGTGAGCAACCCCCGCCGTACGGCGGCGGCCAGCCCCCGCCCCCCGGCGGCCCGTACGGCGGTGGTCCGTACGACGGTGGCGAGTACCCCGCCGACCCGCTCGCCGGTATGCCCCCGCTCGCCGACAGCGGCATGCGCACGCTGGCCCGGCTCATCGACATGGTGCTGGTCGGCGTCGTCGTCTGGCTGATCACCTGGGGCTTCGACGTGGACGAGTACCAGGTGAACGCCGAGCGGGTCGACGTCGGCAACCGCGTGACGCAGTCCGTCATCGCGGCCGTGCTCTACATGGCGTACGACACGATCATGATCGCCAGGTGGGGGCAGACCCTCGGCAAGAAATGGCTGAACATGCGCGTGGCACATCTGGACGACGGAGCCACGCCTTCCGCGCAGACCTCACTGATCCGCGCGGCGGTGCTGTGGATTCCGTTCGCGTTCTGCTGCGCCTGCATCTGGACGGCGATCTGCGGCGGCTGGAGCTTCTTCGACAAGCCCTACAAGCAGGGGCTGCACGACAAGGCGGCCAAGACGGTGGTGGTCAGCACCGGTTGA
- a CDS encoding immune inhibitor A domain-containing protein produces the protein MTSRPWTFRAAATAVALAAATATLSGLTVAQADAGGTPAKAPAVDRQDPAAPENHEGHAHNLDGPLSKTVAAQREEALKQVISGEAEVEEREGSKVVELESRKGRSKYVELGREKTDKIFTVLVEFGDQVDSRYGGTPGPLHNQIAQPDREKDNSTAWQADYNREHFQDLYFGDGTASMKTYYEKQSSGRYSIEGEVTDWVKVPYNEARYGSNKCQPDNCAWYAVQDGVNAWVDQQKAAGKSDAEIKAKLAEYDQWDRYDFDGDGDFNERDGYIDHFQIVHAGEDESAGGGAQGEDAIWAHRWYAFGTDAGATGPEGNKLGGTQIGGSGVWVGDYTIQPENGGLGVFAHEYGHDLGLPDHYDTNGGENSTGFWTLMSSGSWLGTGRDEIGDLPGDMTAWDKLQLGWLNYDTAKAATTSLHKLGVAEYNTKNAQALVVELPKKPVTTEIVPPAQGSTQWWSGSGDDLRNTLTRSVDLTGKSAATLGLDGWWDIENGYDYLYTEVSADGGANWTALDGGYDGTAIPRDGGGKPALTGTVDAYKKLTFPLDAYAGKKIDLRFRYATDSGVAKKGFAADRITVTADGAPVVSDDAESADEAWNASGFSRVGASFTKDYAQYYIAENRQYVSYDRTLKVGPYNFGFSTTRPDWVEHYPYQNGLLIWKWDTSQADNNTGDHPGVGLILPVDAHPTPLKWSDGTLMRNRIQSYDSTFSSYRTDGITLHNAGVATVIKSQPGNRIFNDRKYTYYDETTPAAGVRITDTNTKIAIVKEPRDGSTITVKVSAASK, from the coding sequence GTGACCAGTAGACCCTGGACGTTCAGAGCGGCGGCCACCGCAGTCGCGCTCGCCGCGGCCACCGCCACGCTCTCCGGCCTGACCGTGGCCCAGGCCGACGCGGGCGGTACGCCGGCCAAGGCACCCGCCGTCGACCGGCAGGACCCGGCGGCTCCGGAGAACCACGAGGGGCACGCGCACAACCTCGACGGACCGCTCAGCAAGACCGTCGCGGCCCAGCGCGAAGAGGCCCTGAAGCAGGTCATATCCGGCGAGGCCGAGGTCGAGGAGCGCGAGGGCTCCAAGGTCGTCGAGCTCGAGAGCCGCAAGGGCCGCAGCAAGTACGTCGAACTCGGCCGGGAGAAGACGGACAAGATCTTCACCGTCCTGGTCGAGTTCGGCGACCAGGTCGACAGCCGCTACGGCGGCACCCCCGGCCCGCTGCACAACCAGATCGCCCAGCCGGACCGCGAGAAGGACAACAGCACGGCCTGGCAGGCGGACTACAACCGCGAGCACTTCCAGGACCTCTACTTCGGCGACGGCACCGCCTCGATGAAGACCTACTACGAGAAGCAGTCCTCGGGCCGCTACTCCATCGAGGGCGAGGTCACCGACTGGGTCAAGGTCCCCTACAACGAGGCCCGTTACGGCTCCAACAAGTGCCAGCCCGACAACTGCGCCTGGTACGCGGTGCAGGACGGCGTCAACGCGTGGGTCGACCAGCAGAAGGCGGCCGGCAAGTCCGACGCGGAGATCAAGGCCAAGCTGGCCGAGTACGACCAGTGGGACCGCTACGACTTCGACGGCGACGGCGACTTCAACGAGCGCGACGGCTACATCGACCACTTCCAGATCGTGCACGCCGGTGAGGACGAGTCCGCGGGCGGCGGCGCGCAGGGCGAGGACGCGATCTGGGCGCACCGCTGGTACGCGTTCGGCACCGACGCCGGTGCCACCGGCCCCGAGGGCAACAAGCTCGGCGGCACGCAGATCGGCGGCTCCGGTGTCTGGGTCGGCGACTACACCATCCAGCCGGAGAACGGCGGACTCGGTGTCTTCGCCCACGAGTACGGTCACGACCTCGGTCTGCCGGACCACTACGACACCAACGGCGGCGAGAACTCCACCGGCTTCTGGACGCTGATGTCCTCCGGTTCCTGGCTCGGCACCGGCCGCGACGAGATCGGCGACCTGCCCGGCGACATGACCGCCTGGGACAAGCTCCAGCTGGGCTGGCTGAACTACGACACGGCGAAGGCCGCGACGACCTCCCTGCACAAGCTGGGTGTGGCCGAGTACAACACCAAGAACGCTCAGGCGCTGGTGGTGGAACTGCCGAAGAAGCCCGTCACCACCGAGATCGTCCCGCCTGCGCAGGGCTCGACGCAGTGGTGGAGCGGTAGCGGCGACGACCTGAGGAACACGCTCACTCGTTCCGTCGACCTCACCGGCAAGTCCGCCGCCACGCTCGGCCTGGACGGTTGGTGGGACATCGAGAACGGCTACGACTACCTCTACACCGAGGTGTCCGCCGACGGCGGCGCCAACTGGACTGCCCTGGACGGCGGTTACGACGGCACGGCCATCCCGCGTGACGGCGGCGGCAAGCCCGCGCTGACCGGCACCGTGGACGCGTACAAGAAGCTGACCTTCCCGCTCGACGCCTACGCGGGCAAGAAGATCGACCTGCGCTTCCGCTACGCCACCGACAGCGGCGTGGCGAAGAAGGGCTTCGCCGCCGACCGGATCACGGTCACCGCGGACGGTGCGCCGGTCGTCTCCGACGACGCGGAGAGCGCCGACGAGGCCTGGAACGCGTCCGGCTTCTCGCGCGTCGGCGCCTCGTTCACCAAGGACTACGCGCAGTACTACATCGCCGAGAACCGGCAGTACGTGTCGTACGACAGGACTCTCAAGGTCGGCCCGTACAACTTCGGTTTCTCCACGACCCGGCCGGACTGGGTGGAGCACTACCCGTACCAGAACGGTCTGCTGATCTGGAAGTGGGACACCTCTCAGGCGGACAACAACACTGGCGACCACCCCGGCGTCGGTCTGATCCTCCCGGTCGACGCCCATCCGACCCCGTTGAAGTGGTCCGACGGCACGCTGATGCGCAACCGGATCCAGTCCTACGACTCCACGTTCAGCTCCTACCGGACGGACGGGATCACCCTGCACAACGCGGGTGTCGCGACGGTGATCAAGTCGCAGCCGGGCAACCGGATCTTCAACGACCGCAAGTACACGTACTACGACGAGACCACCCCGGCGGCCGGCGTCAGGATCACTGACACCAACACCAAGATCGCGATAGTGAAGGAGCCGCGGGACGGCTCGACGATCACGGTGAAGGTCTCGGCCGCGTCGAAGTAG
- a CDS encoding nicotinamidase, with product MRRALIVVDVQNDFCEGGSLPVAGGADVAAAITELIGQAPAGYRHVVATRDHHIAPGGHFADNPDFVHSWPAHCVAGTEGVGFHPNFAPAVASGSIDAVFDKGAYSAAYSGFEGVDENGVPLADWLRERQIDEVDVVGIATDHCVRATALDAVRAGFRTHVLLDLTAGVAEETTERALEELREAGVELSGKPVV from the coding sequence ATGCGCCGCGCCTTGATCGTCGTAGACGTGCAGAACGATTTCTGCGAGGGGGGCAGCCTCCCGGTGGCCGGCGGTGCCGATGTGGCCGCCGCGATCACCGAGCTGATCGGGCAGGCCCCCGCCGGATACCGCCACGTGGTGGCGACCCGGGACCACCACATCGCGCCCGGGGGCCACTTCGCGGACAACCCCGACTTCGTGCACTCCTGGCCCGCGCACTGCGTCGCCGGCACGGAGGGCGTCGGCTTCCACCCGAACTTCGCCCCGGCCGTCGCCTCCGGCTCCATCGACGCGGTCTTCGACAAGGGCGCCTACTCGGCGGCGTACAGCGGCTTCGAAGGGGTCGACGAGAACGGGGTCCCGCTGGCCGACTGGCTGCGGGAGCGGCAGATCGACGAGGTGGACGTGGTGGGCATCGCGACCGACCACTGCGTACGGGCGACCGCCCTGGACGCGGTCCGCGCGGGCTTCCGCACCCACGTCCTGCTGGACCTCACGGCCGGCGTCGCCGAGGAGACCACCGAGCGGGCGCTGGAGGAGCTGCGGGAGGCGGGCGTGGAGCTGTCCGGGAAGCCCGTCGTCTGA